ATGTAGCATCAAATAGCTAAGCTATTGCTAAATGTATCTTAGATTGATAGAAGCAAAGTATTATGAGGCCATAATACCGCTGTAAACCACAGACTCTTAAAATAGCTAATAAAAGGGCTTGTTATTGAAgtcacagcagcactgtgttATTTAAAGAAACTGTGGCAGAATCTCACCTTGACTATAATGAGCAGGTAGCAAAGACATATGACCGCCAGCGGCAGGAAAAATCCAATGAAGAAGGTGTAGATTATGAACGCTGTGTAGTACACATCCTGCGGCTCCGGCCACACAATCCCACAGACCGGCACCTTGTCCAGCCCGCTGAAAATCATAGTTGGCAGGATGACTAACAGCGATACGCCCCACACGGTGAGGTTAATGAGTTTGGCTACACGGGGCTTCCGCCATTTTGTGGACTTAATGGGGTGGACCACCGCCAGGTATCGATCGATGCTCATCACCATCAGGCAGAAAATGCTGGTGAACTGATTGAGGGAGTCTGCCGTGGGgaaaagcaggagagagagcaggggatCAAGAtgagtttacattttaatttaaaaaacacataataagATGCAGTTGACACCATTTTAATGAATACTTATATGCCTGAAAATTATTAACCTTTTGTCATCACCAAGGTCTTATAGGCTACGTTCAGATTTCAGGTCTTAATGCCCAGTTCGGATTTTAtggtgaaatccgattttttggtcaaaataatatgcgactgctaccactctcctgtgtgaacggactgcggccctgatgtgacccgcatgcgcagaagaggacacgacgtcacacaacgtgtgcttgtgtggctttgtttaagtTAATGTCCGATTGTAGCCAAcgtaattacaaccaaataatattaagaagaacgctgagaaggaagagagcagcagctgcaacgtctgtacagagatgtgcGTGGGTGCAGAGTGGTGGgacagtgatgtgactgcttttagtgATACTGACTTCATTTATAATTTGATAATGACAAGAACCTTCAAATACGTCTGTGAGCGCCGTTCTGTATCACCTTCACGGCAACagagtcgacatctccctcatctgtgagcgagCGCGTTGGGGTTGGGCTCTACTCCCTGGCAACAGgagcttgttgctaacaacaccgcttgtctgcccgctcctgtgtcacagaattgtgacgtctgtcgcctCTCACTGACGCAAACGTCCGATATATGctgcatagccgttcagactgaggtcgcattgcaaaaaatcggatacatatctgatttaggaccacatatgaaagtggcctgggtcggatataaaaaaaaaaacggaataCAGCTGTTtagactgtcatgacaatatcagatacaggtcacatatgGGCAGAAAATAgcggatttgggtcactttagtctgcagtctgaacgtagccttagtGGTCCATTAGTCCTTAGTGATTGGACTGTCTGtctatgctaagctagcttAGCAGTTTCTTCACATATGCTAAGTCTCTGCTTAGCCAAATAGCTTGTGTCATAGCTAATATCATCAAAGAAACCCTAGGCACTGAAAAATGCATCATcagctcctttttttctgagtggGTGGGTCAGAACCAAAAGTAAAGTCTAATTTTTGACATATTTATACATAACTAGCATCACAAAGATGAGGATGTTGAGACTTAACCAAGCCTCCTGGTTCATTTCTTGACCCCAAGTGTCTAGAAGAGATGTGGCCTGTGCTCATGTTTACTTCTTCTATATGTCCTTTTAGCTAATCAGCTACAAAGATGGAGCAGTGACACTGATGTAGGAAATGACAGCTTGTTGATATAGCATTAGCaaatttagcattagcattagctagcCTGACACATTACGTGACCCATGTCAGACATTTGTGTCTTATTGAGGTATTGAATACTTTCTGTTAGCCAATGTGTTACAGTTTGCTGGTACTTCTTAACAATCAATTGAATAAACTGTGAGTGTataacacagctgcagcttgtaCCTTCAAAATCACTCACCTAAGGACATGACCACCCTGCACAGAGCCTCTCCGAAGGGCCAGTGCACCAGCGCCAGCTGCAGGGCGATGAACGGCAGGCTCATCATGCACAGAACATCTGCCACAGCCAGGTTCAGGATGTATATGTTGGTGACCGTCTTCATTTTGGCGTAGCGTAGGATGACGTAGATGACCAGCGTGTTGCCGCACAGTCCGACAGCGCATACCATGAAGTAGATAAATGTGATAACCACTGAGCTGGTGGTGTCCTGTTGAAGCTCTCTGGTCTCTGTGATGTTCAGGTTCAGATCGGACTCGTTGCCCGGGAGGTAGCTGTCATACAGGAAGGGCTCGGGGATGGAGATGTTGGAGGATGTTGGGAGGAAATGATCTAAAGCCATGGCTGAAGATGTAGGTGAAAGCACTGATTTAGACCTTAGGGAGCTGGAAATTGGAGACTTTAAGGTTGAAGGTTCCAGGGCTCCGGGGATCGGGATGACTGGGAATGTTTTTTAATGCACGAGAACCCACGATTATCACATCCCAGCTGTTGAGAGATGGTAAAAGAGCAAGATTGGtctatagagagagagagaaaagagtgaAAGTAAGTTTTTCTGAAAGTACTGAGAATATGTCCTTTGACAAATAATAATAGTCCTTCAAGATCCATGGCAACAGTAGCAAGGTGCTGCTTTCACACCTCCAGCCAGAGTAACATAAAAGTATTTTCTATGATTAATGCTTCAAATCTAACCTCTTTATGTTCAGTCGGATTATTATCCATACAGACACGTGGAGGAGCGTCCACATTTGACATGAATTTTACAGATTTTGCTGCAGTCCAGGTCGtgtatatggtgtgtgtgtctgtgtgtgtgtgtgtgtgtctccccccCTACCTATGcatacatgcaaaaaaaaaaaaaaaatggtacgCCTGAACAAGAGAACGACGAGGGCACCGCGCTACAGAAGACAAATGTTTATTCAATTGATCCTGGGGACAAACAGCTCTGATCACTCACTCATCCCCTTGCAGCGTCAGTGTCTCTGCCTCCACGGGGACAACAGTCCATCTCCTTCTGTTTCATAATGCACCTGAATTAGATTACACACATgtggggagaggggggggggcatttagATGTAGTCTAGCAGCTCCACTAATTTTCTGCCCATAGAAAGATGGAGGGTctcctgtttcagctgtgtGTCGTGTGTTGGGGGCTCAGAAAAGCCCACAAGGATGAGAAATCCATAATTTGGAACTTGGGCTCAGTCTGCCATCCATGAGCTGCTAACCAGcttaaaacacactgacacaggtCTTGTAGTTGTTCCCAGGCGGTGTAAGATGAAAGCTGTATTTTAGTGTTTGTGGTCCTCCCCCGTCTGGAAACAGGCGCCACAGTCTGTAAACacctgatttatttattgtattaaaaAGAAAGTTGGATTAGAATAGTGTAGGAGTGGCAGCTAATTATAAGGCAGAGTCATTATGTTATTATAAGGAGAGTGAATGGAGGTTAATATTAGAACTCCTGCAGATGGAGAGATGTAatgatacagaaaaaaaacgcaAATTGCAGGATGTCAGGAGCGGCAGCGTGAGAGGCAGCCAGCTCAACAGGCGACTTTCAGTCACATCACGTGAAAACACGCTGGTTTCCTCTCAGTGACACTTTGACATAACGTGGAAAAAACTCACATCTAAACATCTGTGCGCAAAAAATGCGCCTGTTTCTCAGCCTGATGTGCGCCAAAAACTAAACCAGCTCTGCGTCATGATTGCACCGCGTGTAGACAGGCGTGATGGAAAAACAACATAGAATAGAAAATTATATGGTTCGCATACAAAGCAGTGCGCACAAGAACAAACCAAAGTCCGCTCCATTCtaaggattttttaaaaaaaatgtaattcaaTGACTTACTGTTGAATAGAAAACTTCGTCCCTCACATCACGTCCATAGTGGCAGCGCGTCCTTTAGCAGAGAACATGAAGTGCAGCCGCTCCGACGCGGCGCTGACCTGTTGGAAAGCCGCATCCCGCCAGCCTCTCCATCCACCTGCTCCCTCACTGTTACGCACAGTGCTGGCGTTCAACCGCCTACTTCTTTCTGGTTATAGCCTCCTACATATCTCgtgccatatttttttttctatgtccaagaaatatttaaatttgttAAAACGAAACTTTGGCGAAAACGTGACAgcaagaagggagagagagagagggagggagaaccAGCGTGCGCACTTGTTTTGGCACCGAATCACGGATCAGACGGAGCGGCAGGACGCACGGATCCacggaggagagagaaggagagagagagagagagagtgagagggtgaTGGTCTGAGCGACAGATTAGTAGAAATGTTGCGCGCGTCACCCACTGTGCGCGTCACCCACTGTGCAATTTGCTGAATTTGAGTCATGCCTGTGACTTCTCATCAAGCCTTCCACATAACTGCAGTGCTTGTTCGCCTGTATCTTTTACAATATAAAGcacaaataaatgtgaaatattttatGGAGCACATACCCGAAAATCTCAGATTTTCCTGCAGCTGCATCAGaatttttgttgatttttttattttattttttctgaagaagaagaaaatgggCAAATCAACCCCAAGCTGCCAGAGAGGAGGATGGTCTCTTGGAATTCATCAGCTTCCCCGGAAACAACTTCAAGTACCCATCCAGGCCTTACACAGTCGGCGGTGGATGTTTCTGTCAGCCAACAAGTGATGGCACTTGGATGTGAACGATAAAGCCAAAGCGAACCTCTTCTGCCCTGATGTAAAAGGAAGAGTTTTCAAGCCAGTGCAGATGGCTGATTATAAGGGCATCTTCTACAACTACCACTTCCTTATCTGAGTAGGGAGCTCCGTGAGAAAATGCCCTGCTACTTCTCTCAACATAGCAACATAAAAGTGCAGCTATTAGTGCTGCCAGCTGTTGTCCTATCAAAGATTAATAGTTCTATTTacgtccaaaaaaaaaaaaacgatagCAGGGACTCCAGCTATTATGAGGAGGAAGCACGATAAAGGAAGAGGGTTCATGTCAGAACAGAGATCTGCATCAGAGTTAATGGTTTGAGGAGCATGTTTTCTCAGTGATCTGTGTGCCACCCAGAAGCACAGCAGTTCAACAACCTCTTCAGGTTATTTTTAAATAGTCTGCATGGTTCAAGTAGCTCTGCAGCCTTCTAATAGCAGGACACTCTGAGATTTTCTTGCTGGGAATTCAACAAGATTGATACTGAACtcaaaaaatatcaaaaacaaATAAGCCAGAGGTCCTTTTGCCTGGACAGAACCCACAGTAGTGTCCGTTTAACAGTCTGTAGTTCCACAAAATGAGGTGTGCAGCACAAAATGCATCTTTAAAATGGTAGAAAATGCTAAAAAGTGCTAAAAGAAGAACTaaagtgcagttcctcaaatggccacttgagggtgtctCCAAAAAGTGAGTCAAACCCCAGAGACCTCAGAGTTAAGATGTCCAACTTaactgcaaaaataaacatactgAGTAACAGGTTAGCTGTGCTAACGTAGATTAAACATGTTTTGCCGAAGCTAAGGTAGCATTGCTAATAGCTTCATTTTTATTAATCGAAGATATATTTATCAGCCCGTCCTGTAAAATAGGGTCTATATTTCCAACTGGTACTGGTATATGTCGCGCCACCCTGTGGTCGTATCTGTTTAGTGCATGTGGAACGTATTTAGAGTGGGACTCTCTAAATACGTGGTACCTGAAAAGATGAGCCTcttttgaaatgtgtgaaatcGGCTATTTCCCTTTGAATCAAAACCACGCTCCATCTGAGGACGCTTGGTCAGTTCACATGAAGGTTTCTGACGTGGTTCACATGTTCACGCTGGCTGTGTGAGGACAGCTTTGTCGGATTTGAACGCTGCAATTAGGAGCTGATGAATGTTCGGGGGAATAATTTGAAAAGCGGTGAAAAAGTTGAAGGTTAGCGTTTCATCGGTTGCAGCGGCACTGAGAGCAACGCACCCATTTCTGTCAGTGGTCTTAT
This window of the Parambassis ranga chromosome 6, fParRan2.1, whole genome shotgun sequence genome carries:
- the sstr2a gene encoding somatostatin receptor type 2, yielding MALDHFLPTSSNISIPEPFLYDSYLPGNESDLNLNITETRELQQDTTSSVVITFIYFMVCAVGLCGNTLVIYVILRYAKMKTVTNIYILNLAVADVLCMMSLPFIALQLALVHWPFGEALCRVVMSLDSLNQFTSIFCLMVMSIDRYLAVVHPIKSTKWRKPRVAKLINLTVWGVSLLVILPTMIFSGLDKVPVCGIVWPEPQDVYYTAFIIYTFFIGFFLPLAVICLCYLLIIVKVKSSGIRVGSTVRRRSERKVTRMVSIVVAVFVLCWLPFYIFNVTSVTSSISPTSAVKSTFDFVVVLGYANSCANPILYAFLSDNFKKSFQNVLCLKKVAGLDEIERSDSRADRSRMVNEAIIINANLETHNASLLNGELQTSI